From Triticum aestivum cultivar Chinese Spring chromosome 4A, IWGSC CS RefSeq v2.1, whole genome shotgun sequence, a single genomic window includes:
- the LOC123083808 gene encoding NADH-ubiquinone oxidoreductase chain 4-like — translation MAAVIRRMYTKNIVLKPLLHSSERSCIIAIRRHSTLPSLGKPLRLGPWRLHACPCWLSVRDWRTFSLHSTIALNDWSLNPVNDSEFRFRATPDSTIIIGVWGSRQRKIKAAYQFFLYTLLGSVFMLLAILLILLQTGTTDLQILLTTEFSERRQILLWVAFFASFAVKVPMVPVHIWLPEAHVEAPTAGSVILAGILLKLGTYGFLRFSIPMFPKVTLCFTPFIYTLSAIAIIYTSLTTLRQIDLKKIIAYSSVVHMNLVTIGMFSPNIQGIGGSILLMLSHGLVSSALFLCVGVLYDRHKTRLVRYYGGLVSTMPNFSTIFFFFTLANMSLPGTSSFIGEFLILVGAFQRNSLVATLAALGMILGAAYSLWLYNRVVSGNLKPDFLYKFSDLNGREVSIFLPFLVGVVRMGVHPKVFPDCMHTSVSNLVQHGKFH, via the exons atggcggcggtgatCCGTCGCATGTACACGAAGAATATCGTCCTCAAGCCCTTACTTCACAGCAGTGAGAGGAGCTGCATCATCGCAATACGGAGGCACTCCACACTCCCATCATTGGGGAaacctctgaggctcgggccttggagactACACGCCTGTCCATGTTGGCTGAGCGTGCGTGACTGGAGAACCTTTAGCTTACACTCGACGATCGCGCTCAACGACTGGTCCCTGAATCCAGTCAACGACAGTG AATTCCGCTTTAGGGCCACCCCTGACTCTACCATCATTATAGGGGTATGGGGTTCGAGACAAAGAAAGATCAAGGCAGCATATCAGTTTTTCCTATATACTTTACTGGGATCCGTTTTTATGCTATTAGCTATTCTGTTGATTCTTCTCCAAACAGGAACCACCGATTTACAAATTTTATTAACCACTGAATTTAGTGAGCGGCGCCAAATCCTTCTATGGGTTGCTTTTTTCGCCTCTTTTGCCGTCAAAGTGCCTATGGTACCAGTTCATATTTGGTTACCCGAAGCCCATGTAGAGGCACCTACGGCTGGATCCGTCATCTTGGCTGGAATTCTTTTAAAATTGGGAACCTACGGGTTTTTAAGATTTTCAATACCCATGTTTCCCAAAGTGACACTTTGTTTCACTCCTTTCATTTATACTCTAAGCGCGATTGCTATAATATATACTTCCTTGACCACTTTAAGACAGATCGATCTTAAGAAGATCATTGCCTACTCCTCAGTAGTCCATATGAATTTGGTGACTATTGGTATGTTTAGTC CGAACATACAGGGAATTGGAGGTAGCATTTTACTTATGTTAAGTCATGGACTGGTTTCTTCAGCCCTTTTTCTATGTGTTGGTGTTCTATATGACCGACATAAGACTCGACTTGTTAGATATTATGGAGGTTTAGTGAGCACCATGCCGAATTTCTCTACCATTTTCTTCTTTTTCACTTTAGCCAATATGAGTTTACCCGGCACTAGCAGCTTTATCGGGGAATTTCTAATCTTAGTAGGAGCTTTCCAAAGAAATAGCTTAGTAGCCACATTAGCTGCGCTTGGGATGATTTTAGGCGCGGCGTATTCCCTGTGGCTATATAATCGTGTGGTTTCTGGAAATTTAAAACCCGATTTCCTCTATAAATTCTCCGATCTAAATGGCAGAGAAGTTTCCATATTTCTACCTTTTCTTGTTGGAG TTGTTCGGATGGGTGTTCACCCCAAAGTGTTCCCGGACTGCATGCATACATCCGTAAGTAACTTAGTGCAACATGGCAAATTTCATTGA